One genomic segment of Mesoterricola silvestris includes these proteins:
- a CDS encoding acetyl-CoA carboxylase biotin carboxylase subunit, protein MPVTRLLIANRGEIACRIMRTCREIDIPTVAVYSDSDRGAMHVRLAILSVPIGPTPARESYMRADKLIEACRKTGADSIHPGYGFIAEDPEAVRQIQEAGITWLGPSAEVLEKMDNKITAREIARSVGCPVLPGIQETMGDEELLDEARKMGYPLMVKPVLGRDGKGMRLVKTAGDLRRALPRVKGESIFSFWDERVYLEKAIVHPRHVEVQIAGDSHGNYVYLWEREGSVQRRFQQICEEAPSPGVTPELRRTLGEQAVAIARAVGYVGIGTVEFLLDQEGNHYFLEMTCRIQGGHAVTEWITGQDLVKWQIDIAQGKKLPLTQDKIPFWGHAIQCRINAEDADRDFAPSSGRIQYLRSPQGHNLRNDSGVYFGWEMSPFYAPLLAKISTWGQTRQEALQRMHSALMEMRLGGVRNNVAFFKTLLENKQFLKGDLHTGILAHPWWKQKAVGPSLKFAVAAALFDELEMEERRAQQPTPRNDCVPTSQAWKSLNKFNRL, encoded by the coding sequence ATGCCCGTCACCAGATTGCTCATCGCGAACCGAGGCGAGATCGCCTGCCGGATCATGCGAACCTGCCGCGAAATCGATATCCCCACCGTGGCCGTCTATTCGGATTCGGACCGGGGGGCCATGCACGTCCGCCTCGCCATCCTCTCCGTGCCCATCGGTCCCACCCCCGCCCGGGAAAGCTACATGCGCGCCGACAAGCTCATCGAGGCCTGCCGCAAGACCGGGGCGGATTCCATCCACCCGGGCTACGGCTTCATCGCCGAGGACCCCGAGGCGGTGCGGCAGATCCAGGAGGCGGGCATCACCTGGCTGGGCCCCAGCGCGGAAGTGTTGGAAAAGATGGACAACAAGATCACCGCCCGGGAAATCGCCCGGTCCGTGGGCTGCCCCGTGCTGCCCGGGATCCAGGAGACCATGGGCGACGAGGAGCTCCTGGACGAGGCAAGGAAGATGGGCTACCCCCTCATGGTCAAGCCCGTGCTGGGCCGGGACGGCAAGGGCATGCGCCTGGTGAAGACCGCCGGGGACCTGCGCCGGGCGCTGCCCCGGGTGAAGGGGGAGAGCATCTTCTCCTTCTGGGACGAGCGGGTCTACCTGGAGAAGGCCATCGTCCACCCCCGCCACGTGGAGGTGCAGATCGCCGGCGATTCCCACGGGAACTACGTCTACCTGTGGGAGCGGGAGGGCTCCGTGCAGCGGCGCTTCCAGCAGATCTGCGAGGAGGCCCCCTCCCCGGGCGTCACCCCCGAACTGCGCCGGACCCTGGGGGAGCAGGCCGTGGCCATCGCCCGGGCCGTGGGCTACGTGGGCATCGGCACGGTGGAGTTCCTCCTGGACCAGGAGGGCAACCACTACTTCCTGGAGATGACCTGCCGCATCCAGGGGGGCCACGCCGTCACGGAGTGGATCACGGGCCAGGACCTGGTGAAGTGGCAGATCGACATCGCCCAGGGCAAGAAGCTGCCCCTGACCCAGGACAAGATCCCCTTCTGGGGCCACGCCATCCAGTGCCGCATCAACGCCGAGGACGCGGACCGGGACTTCGCCCCCAGCTCGGGCCGCATCCAGTACCTGCGCTCGCCCCAGGGGCACAATCTGCGCAACGACAGCGGCGTCTACTTCGGCTGGGAGATGTCGCCCTTCTACGCCCCGCTGCTGGCCAAGATCTCCACCTGGGGCCAGACCCGCCAGGAGGCCCTGCAGCGCATGCATTCGGCCCTCATGGAGATGCGCCTGGGCGGCGTGCGCAACAACGTGGCCTTCTTCAAGACCCTCCTGGAGAACAAGCAGTTCCTCAAGGGCGACCTCCACACGGGCATCCTCGCCCACCCCTGGTGGAAGCAGAAGGCCGTGGGCCCCAGCCTCAAGTTCGCCGTGGCCGCCGCGCTCTTCGACGAACTGGAGATGGAGGAGCGCCGGGCCCAGCAGCCCACCCCCAGGAACGACTGCGTCCCCACCAGCCAGGCCTGGAAGTCCCTCAACAAGTTCAACCGGCTCTGA